A genomic segment from Candidatus Methylomirabilota bacterium encodes:
- the atpH gene encoding ATP synthase F1 subunit delta produces MRAQEGTARRYAKALHGAAVEAGAGEAAGRELEALVQVLGASGEAQEVLARPWIKPVERRAVAEELAGRAGSGPLVKKFAGLLAERGRIDHLAAIVAAYRGLIDADLGRVRAQVRTSIPLTEGEKSQLTNRLNAAVGKQVILEEITDTNLLGGFVAQVGSLILDGSLDGQLARLRERLVRG; encoded by the coding sequence ATGCGCGCGCAGGAAGGCACGGCCCGACGGTATGCGAAGGCGCTTCATGGCGCCGCCGTCGAGGCTGGAGCAGGGGAGGCCGCGGGCCGCGAGCTCGAAGCTCTCGTGCAGGTTCTCGGAGCGAGTGGCGAGGCCCAAGAGGTTCTCGCGCGGCCCTGGATCAAGCCGGTGGAGCGACGGGCGGTGGCGGAAGAGCTGGCGGGCAGGGCGGGCTCTGGGCCCCTCGTCAAGAAGTTCGCGGGACTTCTGGCGGAAAGAGGACGCATCGACCACCTGGCCGCCATCGTGGCCGCCTACCGCGGTCTGATCGATGCAGACCTGGGCCGCGTCCGCGCCCAGGTGCGCACCAGCATCCCGTTGACCGAAGGTGAGAAGAGCCAGCTGACCAACCGCCTGAACGCCGCGGTGGGCAAGCAGGTGATCCTCGAGGAGATCACGGACACGAATCTCCTGGGCGGCTTCGTCGCCCAGGTCGGCAGTCTCATTCTCGACGGCAGTCTCGACGGGCAGCTCGCGCGCCTGCGCGAGCGGCTGGTGAGGGGATAG
- a CDS encoding ParB/RepB/Spo0J family partition protein, with protein MSAFRKRPVTGALSCSTIFAPPDRWRTSNSPRRFSHMNPKHGLGRGLGALLASSPYPSSQDASGKIQDLPIEAIAANPNQPRKAFADDSLRDLAESLRRSGVLQPIVVRRAGEKYQLIVGERRWRAAKMAGLSHVPAVVRETTDAETLELALVENLLREDLNPMEEAEAYQRLLTDFAWTQEQLAQRVGRDRSTVANCLRLLRLPEAIQADLRSGRLTMGHARALLSLTSRAEQLKLRDEILAHSWSVRATEEGVQHKRRLGTRRLPRRSAELTALEDSLREALSTRVRLVGTERAGRIEIVYTSAEDLERLAELISGRRP; from the coding sequence ATGTCCGCATTTCGGAAGCGCCCAGTCACGGGCGCCCTATCATGTTCTACGATCTTCGCTCCCCCGGATCGGTGGCGTACCTCGAACTCGCCAAGGAGGTTCTCGCACATGAATCCTAAGCATGGGCTTGGCCGCGGGTTGGGAGCACTGCTCGCTTCCTCTCCCTACCCTTCGAGCCAGGATGCATCAGGCAAGATCCAGGATCTGCCCATCGAGGCCATAGCCGCAAACCCAAATCAGCCCAGAAAAGCCTTTGCTGATGATAGTTTACGCGATTTGGCCGAGTCTCTCAGGAGGTCGGGAGTTCTTCAGCCCATCGTGGTTCGCCGGGCAGGCGAGAAATATCAGCTCATAGTTGGGGAGCGGCGCTGGCGGGCGGCCAAGATGGCTGGGCTATCTCACGTTCCGGCTGTCGTCCGCGAGACGACAGATGCAGAGACCCTGGAGCTGGCTCTCGTCGAGAACCTCCTGCGCGAGGACCTGAATCCGATGGAAGAGGCCGAGGCCTACCAGCGGCTTCTGACCGACTTTGCGTGGACACAGGAGCAGCTTGCTCAGCGCGTCGGGCGCGATCGCAGCACGGTCGCCAACTGTCTGCGTCTCCTGAGGCTGCCAGAAGCGATTCAGGCGGATCTTCGGAGCGGACGGCTGACCATGGGGCATGCCCGCGCGCTGCTGTCCCTCACCTCCCGAGCCGAGCAGCTCAAGCTTCGAGACGAGATCCTCGCCCATTCCTGGTCCGTGCGGGCCACCGAGGAAGGTGTGCAGCACAAGCGGCGGCTCGGGACGCGGCGGCTCCCTCGCCGCTCGGCCGAGCTGACCGCGCTCGAGGACTCGCTGCGGGAAGCGCTCTCGACGCGCGTACGCCTCGTCGGCACGGAGCGCGCCGGGCGCATCGAGATCGTGTACACGTCGGCCGAGGACCTCGAGCGCCTGGCCGAGCTCATCAGCGGCCGGCGCCCCTAG
- a CDS encoding AAA family ATPase — protein sequence MGRVIAVANQKGGVGKTTTAVNLASAIALADRKTLLIDLDPQGNATTGIGLEKSGLTRTIYHVLLEEGSIEDAVRETGIPNLALIPADIDLVGAEIELVATENRESRLRDVLVTIRDRYDYIIIDCPPSLGLLTLNALTAADRALVPLQCEYYSLEGLAHILRTIALVRERLNPSLEVEGIVLTMFDGRTSLATQVKSEVQGHLGGQVLRTLIPRNVRISEAPSHGRPIMFYDLRSPGSVAYLELAKEVLAHES from the coding sequence TTGGGCCGAGTGATTGCGGTGGCCAACCAGAAGGGTGGAGTTGGTAAGACCACCACAGCCGTGAATCTCGCCTCTGCCATAGCGCTGGCTGATCGCAAGACGCTCCTTATCGACCTCGATCCCCAAGGCAATGCCACGACAGGTATCGGCCTGGAGAAGTCAGGTCTCACCCGCACGATCTACCACGTCCTGCTCGAGGAAGGTTCAATTGAGGATGCCGTGCGAGAGACGGGCATACCGAATCTCGCGCTGATCCCTGCGGATATTGATCTGGTCGGTGCAGAGATTGAGCTGGTTGCCACGGAGAATCGAGAGAGCAGGCTTCGAGATGTGTTGGTCACGATTCGTGATCGCTATGACTACATAATCATCGATTGTCCCCCTTCGCTCGGTCTCTTGACTCTCAATGCATTGACCGCGGCGGACCGGGCGCTGGTTCCTCTTCAGTGTGAGTACTATTCCCTTGAAGGTCTGGCACACATCCTCAGGACGATCGCGCTCGTCCGCGAGCGCCTCAATCCATCACTCGAAGTGGAAGGCATCGTGCTGACGATGTTCGATGGCAGGACCAGCCTGGCGACGCAGGTCAAGTCCGAGGTGCAGGGCCACCTCGGCGGCCAGGTCTTGCGCACGCTGATTCCCCGCAATGTCCGCATTTCGGAAGCGCCCAGTCACGGGCGCCCTATCATGTTCTACGATCTTCGCTCCCCCGGATCGGTGGCGTACCTCGAACTCGCCAAGGAGGTTCTCGCACATGAATCCTAA
- a CDS encoding HD-GYP domain-containing protein gives MAADVALAQALAYARDLRALYEVSRAREEETTRAHDKLRAAYQQALAYAVDLRRSHRQVQRSVLQSLLGLANALEAKDEYTRGHSERVAELARRLALAAGLGGPEVRIIGEAGLLHDLGKIGVPEHILRKRGPLTAEEWIAMRRHPLTGAQIVAPLEFFADAALIVRHHHERHDGSGYPDGLAGDCIPIGARIVAIADVYDALTSERPYRRRLLREEAVQVMQDDAGLTLEPRLTALFLDLIVDAPADRAV, from the coding sequence ATGGCGGCCGATGTAGCGCTGGCCCAGGCCCTCGCGTACGCGCGGGACCTCCGCGCGCTCTACGAGGTTTCTCGCGCCCGCGAGGAAGAGACAACCCGCGCGCACGACAAGCTGAGGGCCGCCTATCAGCAGGCCCTCGCCTATGCCGTGGATCTCAGAAGGAGCCATCGGCAGGTCCAGCGCTCCGTGCTCCAGAGCCTTCTCGGCCTCGCCAATGCCCTCGAGGCCAAGGACGAGTACACGCGTGGCCACTCCGAGCGCGTGGCGGAGCTGGCGCGGCGCCTGGCCCTGGCCGCCGGCCTCGGGGGGCCCGAAGTCAGGATCATTGGGGAAGCCGGGCTGCTCCATGACCTGGGCAAGATCGGGGTGCCCGAGCACATCCTGCGCAAGCGCGGCCCCCTCACGGCCGAGGAGTGGATCGCCATGCGACGACACCCGCTCACGGGCGCCCAGATCGTGGCGCCGCTCGAGTTCTTCGCCGATGCCGCGCTCATCGTTCGCCACCACCACGAGCGCCACGATGGCAGCGGCTATCCAGACGGGCTGGCGGGAGATTGCATCCCCATAGGCGCGCGCATCGTCGCCATTGCAGACGTGTACGATGCGCTGACCTCGGAGCGCCCGTATCGCCGCCGGCTCTTACGGGAAGAGGCCGTCCAGGTCATGCAAGATGACGCGGGACTGACCCTCGAGCCTCGATTGACCGCGCTCTTCCTGGACCTGATCGTCGATGCGCCTGCTGACCGCGCCGTTTGA
- the rsmG gene encoding 16S rRNA (guanine(527)-N(7))-methyltransferase RsmG, whose amino-acid sequence MGFERYADLLLFWNRTHNLTGLQTVASIGKSLFLDSLLFRSVMPQHATLRVVDIGTGAGIPGIPLRIVDPSLALTLVESKRKPISFLRTLVREIDLVDVAVRHGRAEDVTTQYPDLVGEFDVALCRAVGRLGDLVPVAMNYLRPGGVLIASGPPEMARSRLESPLPGVEWRSISYETLGISRLFALAKKPS is encoded by the coding sequence ATGGGTTTCGAGCGGTATGCCGACCTTCTCCTCTTCTGGAATCGAACCCATAACCTGACCGGTCTCCAGACAGTTGCCAGCATTGGCAAGAGTCTTTTTCTCGACTCATTGCTCTTCCGATCAGTGATGCCCCAGCATGCGACACTTCGCGTCGTAGATATCGGCACAGGAGCAGGGATTCCCGGGATTCCGCTTCGCATTGTTGACCCCTCGCTCGCCCTTACCCTCGTCGAGTCCAAACGGAAACCCATCTCATTCTTGCGCACTCTCGTTCGAGAGATCGACCTCGTCGACGTGGCCGTGCGTCATGGGAGAGCCGAGGATGTCACCACTCAATACCCTGATTTAGTGGGCGAATTCGATGTGGCTCTTTGCCGTGCCGTGGGAAGGCTCGGAGACCTGGTGCCCGTCGCCATGAACTACTTGAGGCCTGGCGGCGTGCTCATCGCCTCTGGGCCACCAGAGATGGCCCGCTCCCGCCTGGAGAGTCCTCTGCCCGGTGTCGAATGGAGGAGTATCTCGTACGAAACTCTTGGTATTTCGCGGCTTTTTGCCCTCGCCAAAAAGCCTTCTTGA
- the atpG gene encoding ATP synthase F1 subunit gamma yields MATLRDIQRRIRSVQSTQKITKAMKLVAASKFRRAQERIIAARPYATKMRELLGGLVGHTGDETHPLLARRETGRKRLVIITADKGLCGAFNSNILRESLRFLRGAGETSVTLVVVGKKARDFYRRRHFTVKSEMLGFFDRLAYSHAQELSNELIASHLAEEVDEVHLMYNEFRSVAVQRPVREQLLPIEAEGAPEGDAGPQEEYLYEPGPEAILASLLPRHVTTQVYRALMESAAGEYGARMTAMEAASKNAREMINLLTIQYNKARQERITKELLDIVGGAEALRQAVEA; encoded by the coding sequence ATGGCGACGCTCCGGGACATCCAGCGACGGATCCGGTCCGTCCAGTCGACCCAGAAGATCACCAAAGCCATGAAGCTCGTGGCCGCCTCCAAATTCCGACGCGCGCAGGAACGGATCATCGCGGCGCGGCCGTACGCGACCAAGATGCGCGAGCTCCTCGGAGGCCTCGTCGGGCATACCGGTGATGAGACGCATCCGCTGCTGGCCAGGCGCGAGACGGGGCGCAAGCGCCTCGTGATCATCACGGCGGACAAAGGACTCTGTGGGGCCTTCAACTCGAACATCCTCCGCGAGTCGCTTCGCTTCCTTCGCGGGGCGGGGGAGACCTCGGTGACCCTGGTGGTCGTAGGCAAGAAGGCCCGCGATTTCTATCGCCGGCGCCACTTCACGGTCAAGTCAGAGATGCTGGGCTTCTTCGACCGGCTGGCCTACTCTCACGCCCAGGAGCTCTCGAATGAGCTGATCGCCTCCCACCTGGCGGAGGAGGTGGACGAGGTCCACCTCATGTACAACGAGTTCCGCTCGGTTGCCGTGCAGCGGCCGGTGCGGGAGCAGCTCCTACCCATCGAGGCCGAAGGCGCCCCCGAGGGCGATGCGGGGCCGCAGGAGGAGTACCTCTACGAGCCCGGCCCCGAGGCCATCCTCGCCTCGCTCCTGCCGCGTCACGTGACCACCCAGGTCTACCGCGCCCTCATGGAGTCCGCGGCGGGCGAGTACGGCGCGCGCATGACGGCGATGGAAGCCGCCTCGAAGAACGCGCGAGAAATGATCAATCTGCTGACCATTCAGTACAACAAGGCCCGCCAGGAGCGCATCACCAAGGAGCTCCTGGATATTGTCGGCGGCGCAGAAGCCCTCCGCCAGGCCGTCGAAGCATAA
- the atpA gene encoding F0F1 ATP synthase subunit alpha, with amino-acid sequence MIKAEEISEIIKRQLQGYEAAVDLQEAGRVLEVGDGIARIYGLEGAMAGELLQFPGDVYGLVLNLEEDNVGAVLLGPDTLIKEGDQVTRTKRIAQVPVGEALTGRVVDALGQPVDGKGPIASSEFRPLERYAPGVVDRRSVKEPLQTGLKAIDAMIPIGRGQRELIIGDRGTGKTAIGVDTIINQKGQGVYCFYVAIGQKRSTVAQVVKVLEDTGAMAYTTVVIASASEPAALQYLAPYAGCAMAEFFRDSGRHALCIYDDLSKHAAAYRQMSLLLRRPPGREAYPGDVFYLHSRLLERAAKLNDELGGGSLTALPIIETQLGDVSAYIPTNVISITDGQIYLESDLFYSGIRPAVNVGLSVSRVGGSAQIKAMRQIAGKLRLDLAQYRELAAFVQFGSDLDKATLQQLARGQRMVELLKQGQYVPLTVERQITIIFAGGQGLLDDLPVDQVRAFEEFLYPHLERKHPQLLPEIANKKELTDELRDALTKTIGEAKAEFMASRGIKAA; translated from the coding sequence ATGATCAAGGCGGAAGAGATCAGCGAGATCATCAAGAGGCAGCTGCAGGGCTACGAGGCCGCGGTCGACCTCCAGGAAGCGGGCCGGGTCCTCGAGGTGGGCGATGGCATCGCCCGCATCTATGGCCTCGAAGGCGCCATGGCCGGCGAGCTCTTGCAGTTTCCGGGCGACGTCTACGGTCTCGTGCTCAATCTCGAGGAGGACAATGTCGGGGCCGTGCTGCTCGGCCCGGACACTCTCATCAAGGAAGGCGATCAGGTCACGCGCACCAAGCGCATTGCCCAGGTCCCCGTGGGCGAGGCGCTGACCGGTCGCGTCGTCGACGCGCTCGGCCAGCCGGTAGACGGGAAGGGGCCGATCGCCTCCAGCGAGTTCCGCCCCCTCGAGCGCTACGCCCCCGGCGTGGTGGACCGGCGCTCCGTCAAGGAGCCGCTCCAGACGGGACTCAAGGCCATCGACGCCATGATTCCGATCGGGCGCGGCCAGCGCGAGCTCATCATCGGCGACCGCGGCACGGGCAAGACGGCTATCGGCGTGGACACGATCATCAACCAGAAAGGCCAGGGGGTCTACTGCTTCTACGTCGCCATCGGCCAGAAGCGCTCCACCGTCGCCCAGGTCGTGAAGGTCCTCGAGGACACGGGGGCCATGGCGTATACGACGGTCGTGATCGCCTCGGCCTCGGAGCCAGCGGCCCTGCAGTACCTGGCGCCCTATGCCGGCTGCGCCATGGCGGAGTTCTTCCGCGACTCGGGCCGCCATGCCCTCTGCATCTACGACGACCTCTCCAAGCACGCCGCGGCGTATCGGCAGATGTCGCTGCTCCTGCGCCGGCCGCCGGGTCGCGAGGCCTACCCGGGCGACGTCTTCTATCTCCACTCGCGGCTTCTCGAGCGGGCCGCCAAGCTCAATGACGAGCTGGGCGGGGGCTCCCTCACCGCGCTGCCTATCATCGAGACGCAGCTGGGCGACGTGTCGGCCTACATTCCGACCAATGTCATCTCGATCACCGACGGCCAGATCTATCTCGAGTCGGATCTCTTTTACTCGGGCATCCGGCCCGCCGTGAACGTGGGTCTCTCCGTCTCGCGCGTCGGCGGATCGGCGCAGATCAAGGCCATGCGTCAGATCGCCGGCAAGCTCCGGCTCGACCTCGCCCAGTACCGCGAGCTGGCGGCGTTCGTGCAGTTCGGCTCCGACCTCGACAAGGCGACGCTCCAGCAGCTGGCCCGCGGCCAGCGCATGGTCGAGCTGCTCAAGCAGGGCCAGTACGTGCCTCTCACGGTGGAGAGGCAGATCACCATCATCTTTGCGGGCGGGCAGGGGCTGCTCGATGACCTGCCCGTGGATCAGGTGCGGGCGTTCGAGGAATTCCTGTATCCGCACCTGGAGCGCAAGCATCCTCAGCTCCTGCCAGAGATCGCGAACAAGAAGGAGCTGACCGACGAGCTCCGTGACGCACTGACCAAGACGATCGGGGAGGCCAAGGCGGAGTTCATGGCCTCGCGGGGCATCAAGGCGGCCTAG
- a CDS encoding F0F1 ATP synthase subunit epsilon — protein MRFELATPTRMLVSTEAEEVVAPGVEGYFGVLPGHAAFLTTLAPGEVMYRVGQRQEYLAVAGGFAEVRAERVIILAEHAERPEEIDRDRAERARRRAEMRLQGRSPTGESEEIDFARALDALARALTRLLVLGRAHSQ, from the coding sequence ATGCGCTTCGAGCTGGCGACCCCGACACGCATGCTCGTGAGCACCGAGGCCGAGGAAGTGGTGGCCCCTGGGGTCGAGGGCTACTTCGGTGTCCTGCCTGGCCATGCCGCCTTTCTCACGACCCTGGCTCCCGGCGAGGTGATGTATCGCGTGGGCCAGCGGCAGGAATATCTGGCGGTGGCCGGAGGCTTCGCCGAGGTGCGCGCCGAGCGCGTCATCATCCTGGCCGAGCACGCCGAGCGCCCGGAAGAGATCGACCGAGACCGGGCCGAGCGTGCTCGCCGGCGCGCCGAGATGCGGCTCCAGGGCAGGAGCCCGACGGGAGAGTCCGAGGAGATCGATTTCGCGCGGGCACTGGACGCGCTGGCCCGCGCACTGACCCGGCTCCTGGTCCTCGGCCGCGCCCACTCACAGTAG
- a CDS encoding response regulator, translating to MTTILVVDDEPPIVDLVRFTLEDADVRVVEASDGAEALVVARRTIPDLVLLDVHMPRLDGFEVCRQLRSEPALARIPIVMLTAAGREADRARGRAAGADEYLTKPFSPLALLALVEALVPDTRSWRPM from the coding sequence ATGACGACCATCCTGGTGGTAGACGACGAGCCGCCCATCGTGGATTTGGTGCGCTTCACGCTCGAAGATGCCGATGTCCGCGTGGTCGAGGCCTCTGATGGCGCGGAAGCGCTCGTGGTGGCCAGGCGGACCATTCCCGACCTCGTTTTGCTCGACGTGCACATGCCCCGCCTCGACGGCTTCGAGGTCTGCCGGCAGCTCAGGAGCGAGCCGGCCCTCGCGCGCATTCCCATCGTCATGCTCACCGCCGCCGGGCGGGAGGCCGATCGCGCGCGCGGGCGCGCCGCCGGCGCCGACGAGTATCTGACCAAGCCGTTCTCACCGCTGGCCCTGCTGGCTCTCGTCGAGGCCCTCGTGCCCGACACGCGATCATGGCGGCCGATGTAG
- the atpF gene encoding F0F1 ATP synthase subunit B, which yields MRRALALIVFLATCAPTAAFASEGGLISLDWSLLIQAFNFLLLLFLLSKLLYKPLLAKMDERSQAIQKSLDEAQAARAQAQKEREEHLAKIQAAHAEAQQIRAEALKDAADEQRRLVEAAKAEAARLVTSARQEMDQDVRRARQELRQEVADLAISAAERLIKKSLNDADHRRIVDDAIGRMGQKN from the coding sequence ATGCGCCGTGCCCTTGCCCTCATTGTCTTCCTGGCCACTTGCGCCCCGACCGCGGCCTTCGCCAGCGAGGGGGGTCTGATCAGCCTCGACTGGTCGCTGCTCATCCAGGCCTTCAATTTCCTTCTCCTCCTGTTTCTCCTGAGCAAGCTTCTCTACAAGCCGCTCCTCGCCAAGATGGACGAGCGCAGCCAGGCCATCCAGAAATCGCTCGACGAGGCTCAGGCGGCGCGCGCCCAGGCCCAGAAGGAGCGCGAGGAGCATCTCGCCAAGATCCAGGCCGCGCATGCCGAGGCCCAGCAGATCCGCGCCGAAGCCCTCAAGGACGCCGCCGACGAGCAGCGACGCCTGGTCGAGGCCGCCAAGGCCGAGGCCGCACGGCTGGTGACGAGCGCGCGCCAGGAGATGGACCAGGACGTCCGCCGGGCGCGCCAGGAGCTTCGCCAGGAGGTTGCCGATCTCGCGATCTCCGCCGCGGAGCGCTTGATCAAGAAGAGCCTCAACGACGCGGACCATCGCCGCATCGTCGACGATGCTATCGGCCGGATGGGCCAGAAGAACTAG
- the mnmA gene encoding tRNA 2-thiouridine(34) synthase MnmA yields the protein MAERIVVGLSGGVDSSVAAALLVEQGFDVVGVTLRVWPWRESDDAATRFGSCCSPATVDDARQVARRLGIPYYLLNSAQEFEQTVIADFAREYEAGRTPVPCTVCNREIKFGTLLHRARAWDAAAVATGHYARITRDPRTDRFLLWRGADARKDQSDFLWPLSQAQLGAARFPVGALTKPEVRDKARTLGLVTAEKPESQEICFIPDDDYRSFLRTRIPGAFRRGPIMDATGEVVGEHEGLANYTVGQRRGLGLALGHTLYVTALDPAKNAVVVGDARDVDAETLVAEQTNWIAIERLEGALAVTAQIRHRHEPARATVWPLENGRVEVRFETPQRAPAPGQSVVFYDGDLVVGGGVISGRRA from the coding sequence ATGGCCGAGCGCATCGTCGTAGGTCTCTCCGGTGGGGTCGACTCCTCTGTCGCCGCCGCGCTGCTCGTCGAGCAGGGCTTCGACGTCGTGGGTGTCACCCTGCGCGTCTGGCCCTGGCGGGAGAGCGATGATGCGGCCACGCGCTTCGGCAGCTGCTGCTCGCCTGCCACGGTGGACGATGCCCGCCAGGTCGCGCGGCGGCTCGGTATCCCCTACTACCTGCTCAATAGCGCGCAAGAGTTCGAGCAAACCGTCATCGCCGACTTCGCCCGCGAGTACGAAGCTGGACGTACGCCGGTGCCGTGCACCGTCTGCAATCGCGAGATCAAGTTCGGCACGCTGCTGCACCGCGCGCGAGCGTGGGATGCGGCGGCCGTGGCGACGGGCCACTACGCGCGCATCACCCGCGACCCGCGCACCGATCGCTTCCTCCTCTGGCGGGGCGCGGACGCCCGAAAGGACCAGTCCGATTTCCTGTGGCCGCTCAGCCAGGCTCAGCTCGGCGCCGCCCGTTTTCCCGTGGGAGCGCTGACCAAACCCGAGGTGCGTGACAAGGCGCGAACGCTCGGGCTCGTCACCGCCGAGAAGCCCGAGAGCCAGGAGATCTGCTTCATCCCCGACGACGACTATCGCAGCTTCCTGCGCACGCGCATTCCCGGCGCCTTCCGCCGCGGACCCATCATGGACGCGACCGGCGAGGTCGTGGGCGAGCACGAGGGCCTGGCGAACTATACGGTGGGCCAGCGGCGTGGGCTCGGCCTCGCTCTGGGCCACACCCTCTATGTCACGGCGCTCGACCCCGCGAAGAACGCGGTAGTGGTCGGAGACGCCCGCGACGTCGACGCGGAGACCTTGGTCGCCGAGCAGACAAACTGGATCGCCATTGAGCGGCTGGAGGGGGCGCTGGCCGTGACCGCGCAGATTCGTCATCGTCACGAGCCCGCGCGGGCGACCGTTTGGCCACTGGAGAACGGGCGAGTCGAGGTGCGCTTCGAGACACCCCAGCGGGCGCCGGCCCCAGGGCAGTCGGTCGTTTTCTACGACGGCGACCTCGTGGTGGGCGGGGGAGTCATTTCCGGCCGGCGGGCTTAA
- the atpD gene encoding F0F1 ATP synthase subunit beta: MSQGKVVQVIGPVVDVEFEMGKLPAIYNALEVPNAGSTDVFAYSAKLVLEVAQHLGESRVRTVAMAATDGLTRGMPVNDTGQPITIPVGKETLGRILNITGEAVDKAGPLKATKTLPIHRPAPSFEQQSTKVEMFETGIKVVDLLEPYTRGGKTGLFGGAGVGKTVLIQELINNIAKQHGGISVFAGVGERTREGNDLYHEMKESGVIDKTALIFGQMTEPPGSRLRVGLTGVTAAEYFRDEEGQDVLLFIDNIFRFTQAGSEVSALLGRMPSAVGYQPTLGTEMGALQERITSTKKGSITSVQAIYVPADDFTDPAPATAFAHLDATTVLSRALTELGIYPAVDPLASTSRILDPIILGQEHYATARAVQLILQRYKDLQDIIAILGMEELSDEDKLTVARARKLQRFLSQPFHVAETFTGTPGRYVKLADTIQGFKEIVEGLCDDMPEQAFYMVGGIDEAREKARKMSETK; this comes from the coding sequence ATGAGCCAAGGCAAGGTTGTTCAGGTCATCGGCCCCGTGGTCGACGTTGAGTTCGAGATGGGCAAGCTGCCCGCGATCTACAACGCCCTCGAGGTGCCCAATGCGGGCAGCACCGATGTCTTCGCCTATTCGGCCAAGCTCGTGCTCGAGGTCGCCCAGCACCTGGGAGAGAGCCGCGTGCGAACCGTGGCCATGGCGGCCACCGACGGGCTCACACGTGGCATGCCGGTCAACGACACGGGCCAGCCGATCACGATCCCCGTGGGCAAGGAGACGCTCGGCCGCATTCTCAACATCACGGGCGAGGCGGTGGACAAGGCGGGACCGCTCAAGGCCACCAAGACCCTTCCCATCCACCGGCCGGCGCCGTCCTTCGAGCAGCAGTCGACCAAGGTCGAGATGTTCGAGACCGGCATCAAGGTCGTGGACCTTCTCGAGCCTTATACCAGAGGCGGCAAGACGGGCCTCTTCGGGGGCGCGGGTGTGGGCAAGACCGTGCTCATCCAGGAGCTCATCAACAATATTGCCAAGCAGCACGGGGGCATCTCGGTCTTCGCCGGGGTAGGGGAGCGCACGCGCGAGGGCAATGACCTGTACCACGAGATGAAGGAGTCGGGTGTCATCGACAAGACGGCGCTCATCTTCGGCCAGATGACCGAGCCGCCCGGCTCGCGTCTCCGCGTTGGGCTGACCGGGGTGACGGCCGCCGAGTACTTCCGCGATGAGGAAGGGCAGGACGTGCTGCTCTTCATCGACAATATCTTCCGGTTCACCCAGGCGGGCTCGGAGGTCTCGGCCCTCCTCGGGCGCATGCCCTCGGCCGTCGGCTACCAGCCGACGCTGGGCACCGAGATGGGCGCGCTTCAGGAGCGGATCACCTCGACCAAGAAGGGCTCGATCACCTCCGTGCAGGCCATCTATGTGCCGGCCGACGACTTCACCGATCCCGCGCCCGCCACGGCTTTCGCCCACCTCGACGCGACGACGGTTCTGTCGCGGGCTCTCACCGAGCTCGGCATCTACCCGGCCGTCGATCCGCTCGCCTCCACCTCGCGAATCCTCGATCCGATCATCCTGGGTCAGGAGCACTACGCGACCGCCCGGGCCGTGCAGTTGATCCTCCAGCGTTACAAGGATCTTCAGGACATCATCGCCATCCTCGGGATGGAGGAGCTCTCCGACGAGGACAAGCTCACCGTCGCCCGGGCGCGGAAGCTCCAGCGCTTCCTCTCCCAGCCCTTCCACGTGGCCGAGACCTTCACAGGCACTCCGGGCCGTTACGTCAAGCTTGCCGATACGATCCAGGGCTTCAAGGAGATCGTGGAGGGGCTCTGCGACGACATGCCAGAGCAGGCCTTCTATATGGTCGGGGGCATCGATGAGGCGCGGGAGAAAGCCCGCAAGATGTCCGAGACCAAGTAA